One genomic region from Streptomyces sp. NBC_00457 encodes:
- a CDS encoding MFS transporter, producing MPRNKSIVLLSVGHACVDVYQGAVAALVPFFVAERAYTYAAASGIVLAASLLSSVAQPLFGALTDRHPIPWLLPVSTVLGGLGVALSGISGSYALTLLFVALSGIGVAAYHPESARVARVAGKGSHSSMGWFSLGGNVGFAVAPLLVTVVIATGGLRFSPLLILPALAGSVLTLPVLRALENAPRAEDGRGAARGRDDWFSFVRLSLAVVCRSIAFVGLSTFIAFHAREQTGGGTAAGTAALFVLYLGGAVGTVVGSNLAHRWDRVTVVSMSYLITVGAVAGVVFVPGPAIYLFVMLTSIGLYVPFSLQVTLAQDYLPTRVGTASGITLGLMVSVGGLTSPLIGSIADATSLRTALAPLILMPALSWLLFRTLPEPAVPEPLLGDGGKDAPQDTRSTTTEHSRL from the coding sequence ATGCCAAGGAACAAGTCGATCGTCCTGCTGTCGGTCGGACATGCCTGCGTGGACGTCTACCAGGGCGCCGTGGCGGCCCTGGTGCCGTTCTTCGTCGCCGAGCGTGCCTACACCTACGCTGCGGCCTCGGGCATCGTCCTCGCCGCCAGCCTGCTCTCTTCGGTGGCGCAGCCCTTATTCGGCGCGCTCACCGACCGGCACCCCATTCCCTGGCTGCTCCCGGTGAGCACGGTGCTCGGCGGGCTCGGTGTGGCCCTGAGCGGCATCAGCGGCTCGTACGCGCTCACGCTGCTGTTCGTGGCGCTGTCCGGCATCGGGGTCGCCGCGTACCACCCGGAGTCGGCTCGGGTCGCGCGGGTCGCCGGCAAGGGCAGCCACAGCTCCATGGGGTGGTTCTCGCTGGGCGGCAATGTCGGCTTCGCGGTGGCGCCGCTCCTGGTCACCGTCGTGATCGCCACCGGCGGACTGCGGTTCTCCCCGCTGCTGATCCTGCCCGCGCTGGCCGGCAGCGTGCTCACGCTGCCGGTGCTGCGGGCGCTGGAGAATGCGCCGCGCGCAGAGGACGGCCGGGGGGCCGCACGGGGGCGGGACGACTGGTTCTCGTTCGTGCGGCTGTCGCTGGCGGTGGTGTGCCGGTCGATCGCCTTCGTGGGGCTGAGCACCTTCATCGCCTTCCACGCCCGGGAGCAGACGGGCGGCGGTACGGCGGCGGGGACGGCCGCGCTGTTCGTGCTGTACCTCGGCGGCGCCGTCGGCACGGTCGTCGGCAGCAATCTGGCCCACCGCTGGGACCGGGTCACGGTGGTGAGCATGTCGTACCTGATCACGGTCGGTGCCGTCGCCGGTGTCGTGTTCGTGCCCGGCCCGGCGATCTACCTGTTCGTGATGCTGACCTCGATCGGCCTGTACGTCCCCTTCTCGCTCCAGGTCACACTCGCCCAGGACTACCTGCCCACGCGCGTCGGCACGGCCAGCGGGATCACGCTCGGCCTCATGGTCAGCGTCGGTGGCCTCACCAGCCCCCTCATCGGCAGCATCGCCGACGCCACCTCACTGCGCACGGCCCTGGCGCCCCTGATCCTGATGCCCGCCCTGAGCTGGCTCCTGTTCCGCACCCTGCCGGAACCGGCCGTGCCCGAGCCCCTGTTGGGCGACGGGGGCAAGGACGCCCCGCAGGACACCCGGAGCACCACCACCGAGCACAGCCGCCTCTGA
- a CDS encoding SpdA protein — protein MTVIMATVVGLTFLFGFGNVWTLALRLGVPAWVAPLVAPAVDLSVLGLLLGVRYLALHGATSEQLRPGRRLLVFSSVMTLALNITDPLLAGQFGKAAFDAVGPLLLIGWAEVGPGLLQAISGIQGRNDEHPTGAAAGPHAAGPTPDADAGMGSAYDDLLERARQEDADHWELHQRPISAETLRKRLRIGAARSRMLVAAIRGNSSQALAIEAGRIQRSGRAENVMHSRKEQRIRGSNP, from the coding sequence GTGACGGTGATCATGGCCACCGTCGTCGGCCTGACCTTCCTCTTCGGCTTCGGCAACGTGTGGACCCTGGCTCTGCGCCTCGGCGTGCCGGCCTGGGTGGCACCCCTGGTGGCCCCGGCGGTGGACCTGTCGGTACTCGGTCTGCTCCTGGGCGTCCGCTATCTCGCGCTGCACGGGGCGACCTCGGAGCAGTTGCGCCCCGGCCGGCGACTGCTGGTCTTCTCCAGTGTGATGACTCTGGCCCTGAACATCACCGACCCGTTGCTTGCGGGTCAGTTCGGCAAGGCCGCATTTGACGCGGTGGGACCTCTGCTTCTTATCGGCTGGGCGGAGGTCGGTCCCGGTCTTCTGCAGGCCATCAGCGGCATCCAGGGCCGGAACGACGAACATCCGACAGGGGCCGCGGCTGGACCGCACGCCGCCGGTCCGACGCCGGATGCAGATGCGGGGATGGGGTCTGCGTACGACGACCTCCTGGAGCGTGCCAGACAGGAGGACGCCGATCACTGGGAGCTGCACCAGCGGCCGATCTCCGCCGAGACGCTGCGCAAGCGGCTCCGTATCGGTGCCGCCAGATCCAGGATGCTGGTGGCCGCGATCCGCGGGAACAGTAGCCAAGCACTCGCCATCGAGGCGGGCCGAATCCAGCGGTCAGGCCGAGCCGAGAATGTGATGCACTCCAGGAAGGAGCAGCGCATCCGAGGTTCAAACCCGTAG
- a CDS encoding pPIWI_RE module domain-containing protein: MAQRYDSIRTASSLPVSRDASVMGRYRALPFPEQWRAPLLALCSAGCDKPLETVPTFRMDQVIQALAPDVLVRPRPRPSRYRDEGPDFWLYAPEDIPDPLPAAAFRALVGAWLKDLRPEREYRSLLNETRDALFEDPPEWQGGVEVELLRCPTTPGGTAAPDPRQFQLTTDWLARRLLDELEPYDFGAGRLRFRAMPRGPRDQGAELVSQALKHEGSRGTEWFSVVLNITLQTVPFDPLPRFHLHTHIRRYATRVGVKSGRLYLPYGRRTTVLLRPRVPWLPGAPASDRFALARLGWNKGGHDWVGGGPAGMLRSMSLTESFPDAESVLTAPTEWLEDGMRAAVVHSTAMGSHEVGTGLMPDQRSRIVKWAEEALPEQLRPAPALVRTRLSGSTPANPRREPSEAAKKAVEERQRTEARRQGAAFALRCLAPDADPGELPLLETRLFWQTPEMRDTAVAALMAHLDLKGDGGAPEDADAFDGTVVLEWQTPELTVRLRCRKLTRSLGHDLTLPGGPRHSREAVTTALGVRRREMTAFVAEDMPSLVPSLALVEIDRAKDFTSSDHDAKFALRLGCADAGVLTQFMAVPKRAKGYNSEKNKDFRAAKAWDDGLRQLGVRIHPEHSLGERLPSGMRYAAVWMVRKNRRSRTRWAGHVPVAVLVTPEVSGQGLARVEGWDDEVRAWVPYPVMLLRLTKRAEVPATGTLPAPRGGDDPVSRPSWWADMAEQRRAAEEWIQRVRRSLRGTPTMLLAHGQNMRSHWTWLQDGKVVADKFRDGHAPARRLDPDLRLVRVRTSRGRETAQWWGVNPDGANGLAAHLWTNPNTGPETARVFWSTTPKARTFKLSVAADKLAPRVNTKGKLTVDTDKAAWNPGLVEFTVLGCHPEDGDSPEAVALAAHQLRQAPDLPDALSLPLPLHLAGLAQEYVLPTRAEGDEPPSADSAADTDPDAGAAPGLAREPEPQDEQEQLSLFDQATTRAARL, encoded by the coding sequence ATGGCTCAGCGCTACGACTCCATCCGGACCGCATCCTCGCTGCCCGTCTCCCGCGATGCCTCGGTGATGGGGCGGTACCGGGCCCTGCCCTTTCCCGAGCAATGGCGCGCCCCGCTGCTCGCGCTGTGCAGCGCGGGCTGCGACAAACCGCTGGAGACGGTTCCCACCTTCCGCATGGATCAGGTGATCCAGGCACTCGCGCCCGACGTACTGGTGCGCCCGCGCCCGCGCCCGTCCCGGTACCGGGACGAGGGCCCGGACTTCTGGCTGTACGCCCCAGAGGACATCCCCGATCCGCTGCCCGCCGCGGCTTTCCGGGCTCTCGTGGGAGCCTGGCTGAAGGATCTGCGTCCGGAGCGCGAGTACCGGTCGCTGCTGAACGAGACCAGGGATGCCCTCTTCGAAGACCCTCCTGAGTGGCAGGGGGGCGTGGAGGTGGAGCTGCTGCGCTGCCCGACCACCCCCGGCGGCACGGCGGCCCCCGATCCCCGCCAGTTCCAGCTGACGACGGACTGGCTGGCCCGGCGACTCCTCGACGAACTGGAGCCCTACGACTTCGGCGCGGGGCGGCTGCGCTTCCGCGCCATGCCGCGCGGGCCCCGCGACCAGGGCGCCGAGCTGGTGTCGCAGGCGCTGAAGCACGAAGGGAGCCGGGGCACGGAGTGGTTCTCCGTCGTCCTGAACATCACCCTTCAGACGGTGCCGTTCGACCCGCTGCCCCGCTTTCACCTGCACACCCACATCCGGCGGTACGCCACCCGCGTCGGCGTCAAGTCCGGTCGGCTGTATCTGCCGTACGGCCGCAGGACCACGGTGCTGCTGCGCCCCCGGGTGCCCTGGCTGCCCGGAGCCCCGGCGAGCGACCGGTTCGCGCTCGCCCGCCTCGGGTGGAACAAGGGCGGCCACGACTGGGTGGGCGGCGGCCCCGCCGGGATGCTGCGGAGCATGTCGCTGACCGAATCGTTCCCCGACGCCGAGTCCGTTCTCACCGCCCCGACCGAGTGGCTGGAGGACGGGATGCGGGCCGCCGTCGTGCACAGCACCGCGATGGGGTCGCACGAGGTGGGTACCGGCCTGATGCCCGACCAGCGTTCGAGGATCGTCAAGTGGGCCGAGGAGGCACTGCCGGAGCAGCTGCGTCCGGCGCCCGCGCTGGTGCGCACTCGTCTGTCGGGGAGCACTCCCGCCAACCCGCGCCGTGAGCCGTCCGAGGCGGCGAAGAAGGCCGTGGAGGAACGGCAGCGGACGGAGGCCCGCCGACAGGGTGCCGCCTTCGCGCTGCGCTGCCTGGCCCCAGACGCGGACCCTGGTGAACTGCCGCTCCTGGAAACTAGGTTGTTCTGGCAGACGCCGGAGATGCGCGACACCGCGGTGGCGGCCCTGATGGCCCATCTGGACCTAAAGGGGGACGGAGGTGCGCCGGAGGACGCTGACGCCTTCGACGGCACGGTCGTGCTGGAGTGGCAGACTCCGGAGCTGACGGTACGGCTGCGCTGCCGCAAGCTCACCCGCTCGCTGGGCCACGACCTGACGCTGCCCGGGGGACCCCGGCACTCGCGCGAGGCGGTTACCACCGCGCTCGGTGTCCGGCGCCGGGAAATGACGGCTTTCGTCGCAGAGGACATGCCCTCCCTCGTTCCGTCCCTCGCCCTGGTGGAGATCGACCGGGCCAAGGACTTCACCTCCTCAGACCACGACGCCAAGTTCGCTCTTCGGCTCGGTTGCGCGGACGCCGGTGTCCTCACCCAGTTCATGGCCGTACCGAAAAGGGCCAAGGGCTACAACAGCGAGAAGAACAAGGACTTCCGCGCGGCCAAGGCCTGGGACGACGGTCTGCGCCAGCTCGGCGTACGGATCCACCCCGAGCACAGTCTCGGTGAGCGGCTTCCCTCGGGCATGCGGTACGCGGCCGTGTGGATGGTCCGCAAGAACCGTCGCAGCCGTACGCGCTGGGCCGGGCACGTGCCAGTCGCGGTGCTCGTAACGCCGGAGGTGTCCGGACAGGGCCTGGCGCGGGTGGAGGGCTGGGATGACGAGGTGCGGGCCTGGGTGCCATATCCGGTGATGCTGCTGCGGCTGACCAAGCGCGCGGAAGTACCGGCCACGGGCACGTTGCCCGCTCCGCGCGGCGGCGACGATCCCGTCTCGCGCCCGTCGTGGTGGGCGGACATGGCCGAGCAGCGCCGGGCCGCCGAGGAGTGGATCCAGCGAGTGCGCCGCTCGCTGCGCGGTACGCCGACGATGCTGCTGGCCCACGGGCAGAACATGCGCTCGCACTGGACGTGGCTGCAGGACGGCAAGGTGGTGGCCGACAAGTTCCGTGACGGTCACGCGCCCGCACGCCGTCTCGATCCGGACCTGCGCCTGGTGCGGGTACGCACGTCACGCGGGCGGGAAACGGCACAGTGGTGGGGAGTGAACCCGGATGGGGCGAACGGCCTCGCGGCCCATCTGTGGACGAACCCGAATACCGGCCCGGAGACGGCCCGTGTCTTCTGGTCCACCACACCGAAAGCGCGGACTTTCAAACTGTCGGTGGCCGCCGACAAGCTCGCCCCCCGGGTGAACACCAAGGGGAAGCTGACCGTCGACACCGACAAGGCCGCATGGAACCCAGGACTCGTCGAGTTCACGGTCCTCGGCTGCCACCCGGAGGACGGTGACTCCCCCGAGGCGGTGGCGCTCGCAGCGCATCAGCTCCGCCAGGCCCCCGATCTGCCGGACGCACTGAGCTTGCCGCTGCCGCTGCATCTCGCCGGCCTCGCGCAGGAGTACGTCCTACCGACGCGTGCGGAAGGGGACGAGCCCCCCTCGGCGGACTCTGCGGCCGATACCGACCCAGACGCAGGCGCGGCCCCGGGGCTGGCAAGGGAACCGGAACCGCAGGACGAACAGGAGCAGTTGTCGCTGTTCGACCAGGCGACGACTCGAGCCGCGCGACTGTAG
- a CDS encoding restriction endonuclease-related protein has product MSTAPADEDGLPAHAADWSAHNGIPLMRTLASALTMLDAETGLDSFTLPYPAEVQRALDRTVLACLERRAEPPASLPDLLSWCRERPVADWPVDLPPDAVGPGDLLLDPDSSRPTELCHEWAEQTRDSALVLRDREIIRAALRLCREYGEEDAYTEFRRLLVTRPVLTAAEEFAVSVDHVLDPVKELLRRIYQPVPDSYLRGDAYTVCGRCLILLTPLLHGGGWWCERDRCRRLGPPPVGRRIQQEEAGGLLQLERPLRQFVTGPGRAEAELEARLRALGLRVRMWPAYDAYDVHITFPDGWVWAVDVKDWAHPAFLGRAARPVPLEPRYDEAFWVVPQARADDRPGYVASYERNRPTAARDLPLITDTELIARARTRMKRTGTGRAQEDHDA; this is encoded by the coding sequence GTGAGCACGGCGCCCGCCGACGAGGACGGCCTGCCCGCCCACGCCGCCGACTGGTCCGCCCACAATGGCATCCCGCTGATGCGGACGCTGGCCTCGGCACTCACCATGCTGGACGCCGAGACCGGACTGGACTCCTTCACATTGCCCTACCCGGCCGAGGTTCAGCGTGCCCTGGACCGGACGGTCCTCGCCTGCCTGGAACGGCGAGCCGAGCCCCCGGCAAGCCTCCCCGACCTGCTGTCGTGGTGCCGGGAACGCCCGGTGGCCGACTGGCCGGTCGATCTCCCGCCCGACGCAGTGGGCCCCGGTGACCTGCTGCTGGACCCGGACTCCTCGCGGCCCACCGAGCTGTGCCACGAATGGGCGGAACAGACCAGGGACAGTGCCCTCGTCCTGCGCGACCGGGAGATCATCCGGGCCGCGCTGCGACTGTGCCGCGAGTACGGGGAGGAGGACGCGTACACCGAGTTTCGGCGGCTGCTCGTCACGCGGCCGGTGCTCACCGCCGCCGAAGAGTTCGCGGTGTCGGTGGATCACGTCCTCGACCCGGTCAAGGAACTGCTGCGCCGCATCTACCAACCCGTACCCGACAGCTACCTGCGGGGCGACGCCTACACGGTCTGCGGCCGCTGCCTGATCCTGCTGACCCCACTGCTGCACGGCGGCGGCTGGTGGTGCGAGCGCGACCGCTGCCGCCGTCTCGGGCCGCCCCCGGTGGGACGCCGTATCCAGCAGGAGGAGGCCGGCGGACTGCTCCAGCTGGAGCGGCCGCTGCGCCAGTTCGTGACCGGCCCGGGGCGGGCCGAAGCTGAACTGGAGGCGCGGCTCCGGGCTCTCGGGCTGCGCGTGCGGATGTGGCCGGCGTACGACGCGTACGACGTGCACATCACCTTCCCCGACGGCTGGGTGTGGGCGGTCGATGTGAAGGACTGGGCCCATCCGGCCTTCCTCGGCCGGGCCGCGCGACCCGTGCCGCTTGAGCCCCGGTACGACGAGGCGTTCTGGGTGGTTCCCCAGGCACGGGCCGACGACCGGCCCGGCTATGTCGCCTCGTACGAACGCAACCGGCCGACAGCAGCCAGGGATCTGCCGCTGATCACCGACACCGAACTGATCGCCCGAGCCCGGACCCGTATGAAGCGGACCGGGACCGGCCGCGCGCAGGAGGACCACGATGCGTGA
- a CDS encoding PD-(D/E)XK nuclease family protein: protein MTFHQPPPGTDGDTRLIRTSLPLLREDPQDCPRGNALRARPLVAQTPERPRGKPLEDFALGPVMRTLDLIEYEGMDPQVASRRLHGSTKCHPGHASWAEMAVRNYLAAREAAESDRRALGRPTTTPVRVQWTAIAQSPDGAPDERGAVRYERTAWGRRYASADGSERELWLLSVNAVKEDRPLAEVAEAAAVTATGVPTRAAFGDIHRPVGGNTVPPRQIRVIGVSCGDGRHTVLADWDSDRTAHDFALHAKPVLARVAEGDRLNPGSGCERCEGLTSCEQPSRVYGLLGVPGPRRPRKRRSVSATDLRVHSRCPAQFHLTRVLHLRSGEPESEPVRRGRAVDDWLNEQHRQGSCRGAVVPAALPGLSEAEQPPALAMLAHHLLDCPLDGLRPEEQVRVQPRLTAYDPELDVLLIADPDLLYTRSGGWIWHETKTAARRPWEGRELMETYPQLPFAVLLMAAGVPGGDPRRSLIELEILYEGSSGCEEIDPGDPETQAEARRIIAELAGPWAIDETYAPKPGGHCAGCEVLSHCAVGRSHLEAR, encoded by the coding sequence GTGACGTTTCATCAGCCTCCGCCCGGCACCGACGGCGACACCCGGCTCATCCGGACTTCGCTGCCGCTGCTGCGCGAGGATCCGCAGGACTGCCCCCGTGGCAACGCCCTGCGGGCCAGGCCGCTCGTGGCGCAGACACCGGAACGACCGCGCGGCAAGCCCCTCGAGGACTTCGCGCTCGGGCCGGTCATGCGCACCCTGGACCTCATCGAGTACGAAGGAATGGATCCGCAAGTCGCGTCGCGGCGGCTCCATGGCAGCACGAAATGCCATCCGGGTCACGCCAGTTGGGCCGAAATGGCGGTGCGCAACTACCTGGCCGCTCGCGAGGCGGCCGAAAGTGACCGCCGAGCCCTCGGGCGCCCCACGACGACCCCCGTGCGCGTGCAGTGGACCGCGATCGCCCAGTCGCCGGACGGTGCGCCGGACGAGCGAGGGGCAGTGCGGTACGAACGCACCGCCTGGGGGCGGCGGTACGCGTCCGCCGACGGCTCGGAGCGCGAGCTGTGGCTCCTGTCCGTGAACGCGGTCAAGGAGGACCGCCCGCTCGCGGAGGTCGCCGAAGCTGCCGCCGTCACCGCCACCGGGGTCCCCACGAGGGCCGCCTTCGGGGACATCCACCGCCCCGTGGGGGGCAACACCGTCCCTCCACGGCAGATCAGGGTGATCGGCGTCAGCTGCGGAGACGGCCGGCACACCGTACTCGCGGACTGGGACAGCGACCGGACGGCCCATGATTTCGCCCTGCACGCCAAGCCCGTACTGGCCCGCGTGGCCGAGGGGGACCGGCTCAACCCCGGTTCCGGGTGCGAGCGGTGCGAAGGACTGACGAGCTGTGAACAACCGTCCCGGGTGTACGGCCTGCTTGGCGTACCCGGTCCGCGCCGGCCCCGCAAGCGCCGGTCGGTGTCGGCCACCGATCTGCGAGTGCACTCCCGCTGTCCCGCGCAGTTCCACCTCACCCGAGTACTTCACCTCCGGTCGGGCGAGCCCGAGAGCGAACCCGTCCGAAGGGGACGGGCAGTCGACGACTGGCTCAACGAGCAGCACCGGCAGGGGAGCTGCCGTGGCGCCGTTGTTCCCGCCGCCCTCCCGGGGCTTTCCGAGGCCGAACAGCCCCCCGCCCTCGCCATGCTCGCCCACCACCTGCTCGACTGCCCCCTCGACGGACTCCGGCCCGAAGAGCAGGTACGGGTACAGCCGCGCCTGACCGCGTACGACCCCGAGCTCGATGTGCTCCTCATCGCCGACCCTGACCTCCTCTACACCCGTTCCGGCGGCTGGATCTGGCACGAGACGAAGACGGCCGCCCGGCGTCCCTGGGAGGGGCGGGAGCTGATGGAGACCTACCCGCAGCTGCCCTTCGCGGTCCTGCTGATGGCAGCGGGCGTGCCCGGCGGCGATCCGCGGCGATCGCTGATCGAACTGGAGATCCTGTACGAAGGGAGCTCGGGCTGCGAGGAGATCGACCCGGGCGACCCGGAGACCCAGGCCGAGGCCCGCCGCATCATCGCGGAGCTGGCGGGGCCCTGGGCCATCGACGAGACGTACGCCCCGAAGCCAGGGGGTCACTGCGCGGGCTGCGAGGTACTCAGTCACTGTGCCGTCGGCCGGTCCCACTTGGAGGCCCGGTGA